A genome region from Erigeron canadensis isolate Cc75 chromosome 3, C_canadensis_v1, whole genome shotgun sequence includes the following:
- the LOC122592875 gene encoding uncharacterized protein LOC122592875, with protein MGSACCVAARDRTITDRSGSDVMTRNDRYSPSWSFRWDNRGRVAGEESSVNCLSDGGGTNDRLDNKSQTTVETTYATEGSPLDSSRSLTWHKPSLSEEIRVPRSDPSYSKNLHEGKDSRGASVSLEPSPTKMSTQTHSVSSFSASPLSSSQSQLMPLSSLTPSRWPRRSPGHHLLRQVSDSRIRGMMSPNFSISEEGSPFMHPGWNNKSNTGSHGGSSDGWSNRDRWSFDSESLSFSRDRISRSSGRVSSSPTVEIQTCGVCSKLLTERSCWSSQKIVATNGLPVVAVLLCGHVYHAECLENMTPEINKYDPACPICTFGAKKVLKLSEKAMGELDLKSKISKKLRSRVVDSGDSALFDRFTSGRGPRMGSSSSMKSSTNSGKPFLKRHFSFGYKPNRSLSDNSSKKKRFFWSKSSKE; from the exons ATGGGGTCTGCTTGTTGTGTTGCTGCTAGAGATAGAACTATAACAGATCGATCTGGTAGTGATGTTATGACCAGGAATGATCGGTATTCTCCATCATGGAGCTTTCGATGGGATAATCGAGGGCGTGTAGCAGGTGAAGAGTCATCTGTGAATTGCTTGTCTGATGGCGGTGGTACCAACGATAGGTTGGACAATAAATCTCAGACAACTGTAGAAACCACTTATGCAACAGAAGGCAGTCCATTGGATAGTTCACGAAGCCTCACCTGGCATAAGCCGTCACTTTCTGAAGAAATCAGGGTTCCTCGGTCAG ATCCATCATATTCTAAGAATCTTCATGAG GGGAAGGATTCGAGGGGAGCTTCTGTATCTTTGGAACCATCTCCAACCAAAATGTCAACACAAACACATTCAGTTTCATCCTTTTCAGCATCCCCTTTGTCTTCTTCTCAAAGTCAACTCATGCCCCTTTCAAGTTTGACCCCATCAAGGTGGCCCCGCCGTTCACCAGGTCACCATCTACTACGTCAAGTATCCGATAGCCGAATTCGAGGCATGATGTCACCTAACTTTTCAATATCAGAAGAGGGTTCACCTTTCATGCATCCTGGGTGGAACAATAAATCAAACACGGGGTCTCATGGTGGATCCTCAGATGGTTGGTCGAATAGAGATAGATGGTCTTTTGATAGTGAGTCTCTCAGTTTTAGTCGTGATAGAATTAGCAGATCTAGTGGCAGGGTTTCGTCTTCTCCAACGGTTGAGATACAGACATGCGGTGTCTGCTCAAAACTTTTAACCGAAAGATCCTGTTGGAGTAGTCAAAAAATTGTAGCCACCAATGGGCTTCCGGTTGTTGCAGTTCTCCTATGTGGGCATGTTTACCATGCAGAATGCTTAGAAAATATGACTCCTGAGATTAACAAGTATGATCCAGCATGCCCTATTTGTACTTTTGGGGCAAAAAAGGTTCTCAAGTTGTCAGAAAAAGCAATGGGGGAATTGGATTTAAAGAGTAAAATCAGCAAAAAATTAAGAAGTCGGGTGGTGGATAGTGGTGATTCGGCTCTGTTTGATCGCTTTACAAGTGGCAGAGGTCCCCGGATGGGCTCAAGTTCAAGCATGAAGAGCTCTACGAATTCAGGAAAGCCATTTTTAAAGAGACACTTTTCTTTTGGCTATAAACCAAACAGATCTTTGTCAGATAACAGTTCTAAGAAAAAGAGGTTTTTCTGGTCAAAATCAAGCAAGGAGTGA